A single genomic interval of Brevibacillus brevis harbors:
- a CDS encoding SET domain-containing protein, translating into MIEVKTSKLSNGELNRGVFATQDIRKGDLIHEAPVLPYLNEEHEHIEKTLLADYAFEYGANHTAFLLGYGMLFNHSYTPNATYEINFDNHTFDFYAYTDIQAGEEILINYNGDEDCDDPLWFYEDQQKETDDTK; encoded by the coding sequence ATGATCGAAGTCAAGACCTCCAAACTAAGCAATGGAGAATTAAATAGAGGTGTATTTGCAACGCAAGATATCCGAAAAGGCGACCTGATTCATGAAGCACCCGTGCTGCCCTATTTGAACGAAGAGCATGAGCATATCGAGAAAACCTTACTCGCGGATTATGCATTTGAGTACGGTGCCAATCACACAGCCTTCTTGTTAGGCTATGGCATGCTATTTAATCATTCCTACACGCCAAATGCCACGTATGAGATTAACTTCGATAACCACACGTTTGATTTTTATGCTTATACGGACATTCAAGCGGGTGAAGAAATCTTAATCAACTACAATGGTGATGAGGATTGCGATGATCCTCTCTGGTTTTATGAAGACCAACAGAAAGAAACAGATGATACCAAATAA
- the acsA gene encoding acetate--CoA ligase has protein sequence MNVEKIPATEGPYNLENYDEAYANFDWADVEKQFSWYETGKVNMVYEAIDRHLATDRKDKIALMYSNATRDETYTFAQLSELSNKFGNVLRNLGIVKGDRVFVFMPRSPELYVSVLGTIKVGAIVGPLFEAFMEAAVRDRLENSEAVAIVTTPALLPRIPVNDLPALKHVIVVGAEQELKEGYIRFEQAMEEASTELEIEWVDREDGMILHYTSGSTGKPKGVLHVHNAMIQHYQTGKWILDLQEDDIYWCTADPGWVTGTSYGIFSPWLNGATIVVRGGRFTPEDWYKVIEKNKVSIWFSAPTTFRMFMGAGDELVKQFDLSSLRHVLSVGEPLNPEVVHWGMRVFNQRIHDNWWMTETGAQLISNYRCMAIKPGSMGKPFPGIYAAIIDDRGNELPPNRMGNLAIRTGWPAMMRQIWNNPAKYEEYFSIPGWYVSGDSAYKDEEGYFWFQGRIDDVINTSGERVGPFEVESKLVEHPAVAEAGVIGKPDPVRGEIIKAFIALRAGYEPSEALMEEIRKFVKEGLAAHAAPREIEFRDKLPKTRSGKIMRRVLKAWELGLPTGDLSTMED, from the coding sequence ATGAACGTGGAGAAAATTCCAGCAACGGAAGGCCCTTATAATCTGGAAAATTATGACGAAGCATATGCGAATTTTGATTGGGCGGATGTGGAGAAGCAATTCTCTTGGTATGAGACCGGGAAAGTGAACATGGTGTATGAAGCCATTGATCGACATCTCGCTACTGATCGGAAAGACAAAATCGCATTGATGTACAGCAATGCGACGAGAGACGAGACTTACACTTTTGCGCAATTAAGTGAATTATCCAATAAATTTGGTAATGTTTTGCGGAATTTGGGCATTGTGAAGGGGGACCGCGTTTTCGTCTTTATGCCGCGTTCGCCGGAGCTTTATGTAAGCGTTTTAGGCACGATCAAGGTTGGCGCAATCGTAGGACCGCTGTTCGAAGCGTTTATGGAAGCAGCTGTTCGTGATCGCTTGGAAAATAGCGAAGCAGTTGCGATCGTTACGACACCTGCACTCCTGCCACGTATTCCCGTAAACGACCTGCCTGCCTTAAAACACGTAATTGTTGTAGGTGCAGAACAGGAGCTAAAAGAAGGTTACATCCGCTTTGAACAAGCGATGGAAGAAGCCTCCACCGAGTTGGAAATCGAATGGGTTGATCGTGAGGATGGAATGATTCTCCATTACACCTCAGGCTCAACGGGCAAGCCAAAGGGTGTTCTGCATGTTCACAATGCCATGATCCAGCATTACCAGACTGGGAAATGGATTCTCGACTTGCAAGAGGATGATATTTATTGGTGCACAGCAGACCCAGGCTGGGTAACGGGTACTTCTTACGGCATTTTTTCACCTTGGTTGAATGGAGCAACCATTGTTGTACGTGGTGGACGCTTCACTCCCGAAGACTGGTATAAAGTCATTGAGAAAAACAAAGTATCGATCTGGTTTAGTGCTCCGACTACGTTCCGCATGTTCATGGGAGCAGGGGATGAACTCGTCAAGCAATTTGACTTATCCAGTCTGCGTCACGTCCTGAGCGTTGGTGAACCACTCAATCCTGAAGTCGTTCACTGGGGAATGCGCGTGTTCAATCAACGCATCCACGACAACTGGTGGATGACGGAAACAGGTGCTCAGTTGATTTCTAACTATCGCTGTATGGCGATCAAGCCTGGATCGATGGGTAAGCCGTTCCCAGGTATTTATGCAGCGATTATTGACGACCGTGGAAATGAGCTGCCGCCGAATCGAATGGGGAATCTGGCAATCCGTACTGGTTGGCCAGCCATGATGAGACAAATCTGGAACAACCCAGCGAAGTACGAGGAATACTTCAGCATCCCGGGCTGGTATGTATCCGGGGATTCTGCATACAAGGATGAAGAAGGCTACTTCTGGTTCCAAGGCCGTATTGATGATGTGATCAATACTTCCGGTGAGCGAGTCGGTCCGTTTGAAGTAGAGAGCAAGCTCGTGGAGCATCCAGCAGTAGCCGAAGCGGGTGTCATCGGCAAACCAGATCCGGTTCGTGGTGAAATTATCAAAGCATTCATCGCGCTGCGAGCTGGCTATGAGCCAAGTGAAGCGTTGATGGAAGAAATTCGCAAGTTTGTGAAAGAAGGATTGGCTGCACATGCTGCTCCTCGTGAAATTGAATTTCGCGACAAGTTGCCAAAAACGCGTTCCGGAAAAATCATGCGCCGCGTCTTGAAAGCGTGGGAATTAGGTCTACCGACTGGTGACCTGTCTACCATGGAGGATTAA
- a CDS encoding M1 family metallopeptidase translates to MISNRKDIKWQQRLLKVTAMASALTLVLGGSGSGWWMPERVGAQSPSVGKIEDFTAKPVADGSKGTYDLKFEMSPEGMFTAEAKITVENRSKDEWDQLVFYFLPNAFTKENKPPFFEDAAEVKIRDVKLDDVKAKYQLTGDTLAIPLAEKLAPHETRDVTVTYEFTVPRKGLRFDRTENGFHLAQAYPMLASYQGKDGWNKKPYSLRGESYHTSHADFSISYRLPQGYTVISSSDQDKASNSQSGKIKVKNTKEVFIAVVKGMQSKSKKVKGVELRVWGKDADKEAMTAALQAAEKSFEQFTDKLGPYPHKQLDILLDETASMEYPGVVTVGHTGSVDPDLSHTVVHEITHQWFYGVVSNDPFHHAWLDEGITELATTLYFYDVEKKGDASFYFAEQADATKSVSNLPLDAFDKGPITGPVYGQPVKELWKLITTYGDEADGWEFLHDYYQTYAYKQVDTPEFIRFATAYFPVNEQYFAKWLRL, encoded by the coding sequence TTGATATCGAATAGGAAGGATATCAAGTGGCAGCAGCGTTTGCTCAAGGTGACGGCAATGGCTTCCGCATTGACTTTGGTGCTCGGTGGATCTGGAAGTGGCTGGTGGATGCCAGAACGGGTAGGGGCACAGTCTCCTTCGGTGGGGAAGATAGAGGACTTCACAGCCAAGCCCGTAGCAGATGGCAGTAAAGGCACATACGACCTGAAGTTCGAGATGTCGCCAGAAGGAATGTTTACCGCTGAGGCCAAGATCACTGTTGAAAATCGTTCCAAGGACGAATGGGATCAGTTGGTCTTTTATTTCCTGCCCAATGCATTTACAAAAGAGAACAAACCCCCATTCTTCGAGGACGCAGCCGAAGTGAAGATTCGTGATGTCAAGCTAGATGATGTGAAAGCAAAGTATCAGCTAACCGGTGATACGCTTGCCATCCCACTTGCCGAAAAGCTTGCGCCACATGAGACTCGAGATGTAACCGTAACATATGAGTTTACTGTTCCTAGGAAAGGTTTGCGCTTTGATCGTACAGAAAATGGCTTCCATTTGGCGCAAGCCTATCCGATGCTCGCCTCCTACCAGGGGAAGGACGGATGGAATAAAAAGCCGTACTCGCTTCGAGGCGAATCGTATCATACGAGTCATGCGGATTTTTCTATTTCGTACCGCTTGCCGCAAGGGTATACCGTCATCAGCTCGTCTGATCAGGACAAGGCGTCGAATAGTCAGAGCGGTAAAATAAAAGTGAAAAATACGAAAGAAGTATTCATCGCAGTTGTAAAAGGAATGCAGAGTAAAAGCAAAAAGGTCAAAGGTGTCGAGCTTCGAGTATGGGGAAAGGACGCAGACAAGGAAGCGATGACAGCCGCTCTGCAAGCTGCCGAAAAATCGTTTGAACAATTCACGGATAAATTGGGTCCGTACCCGCATAAACAACTCGATATCCTTTTGGATGAAACTGCAAGTATGGAATACCCCGGAGTGGTGACTGTCGGACACACGGGGAGTGTGGACCCTGATTTGAGTCATACCGTGGTGCATGAGATTACCCATCAATGGTTTTATGGAGTGGTCTCGAATGATCCGTTCCATCACGCCTGGCTGGATGAAGGAATAACAGAATTGGCCACAACGCTCTATTTTTACGATGTGGAGAAAAAAGGGGACGCCAGCTTTTATTTTGCCGAGCAAGCGGATGCGACCAAATCGGTTTCCAACCTGCCGTTGGATGCGTTTGACAAGGGACCGATCACGGGTCCGGTGTACGGACAGCCAGTGAAAGAGTTATGGAAGCTGATTACAACCTACGGCGATGAGGCGGATGGCTGGGAGTTTTTGCATGACTATTATCAGACGTACGCCTACAAACAGGTGGATACGCCTGAGTTTATTCGTTTTGCCACGGCATATTTTCCAGTGAACGAACAGTACTTCGCCAAGTGGTTGCGTTTATAG
- a CDS encoding permease, with protein sequence MILKIRQFLVEIIGALLLGLSVVWLTMGRESSLFSGWSIEWSPLWLDVKTFFLSIWLEAIPFVLLGVFFSAFIQTFVTEEQVRRWTPKHPLVALPFAGLLGFLFPVCECAIIPVVRRLIQKGMPLSVGIVFLLAGPIVNPVVLSSTYVAFARQPEMALYRGIAGFVVALIVGMLVFLFVKKNPIRLGMESQNSHEAEHVKATSGKLSSTFAHAVDEFFDMGKYLLFGAFISALLQVYISRDTLMDIGQTPLTSNLVMMGMAYLFSLCSEADAFIAASFANTFSSSSLLAFLVFGPMLDLKTTLMLLGTFRFGFVVKLVVAITLLVICVTMLIPM encoded by the coding sequence TTGATTCTGAAGATTCGCCAATTCCTGGTTGAAATAATCGGGGCGCTCCTGCTTGGACTAAGTGTCGTCTGGTTAACCATGGGCAGAGAAAGCAGCTTGTTTTCCGGTTGGAGTATAGAATGGTCCCCCTTGTGGCTTGATGTGAAAACCTTTTTCCTTAGTATTTGGCTGGAAGCAATCCCGTTTGTCCTCTTGGGTGTATTCTTTTCTGCGTTTATCCAGACGTTTGTGACAGAAGAGCAGGTGAGGCGTTGGACACCGAAGCATCCACTCGTAGCCCTGCCGTTTGCCGGGTTGCTCGGGTTTTTGTTCCCTGTATGTGAATGTGCCATTATCCCTGTGGTTCGTCGCTTGATCCAAAAAGGGATGCCGCTGTCAGTCGGGATTGTTTTCTTATTGGCGGGACCGATTGTGAATCCCGTTGTTTTGTCATCGACCTATGTTGCTTTCGCCCGTCAGCCGGAAATGGCTCTGTATCGAGGCATTGCGGGATTCGTTGTTGCCCTCATTGTGGGCATGCTCGTCTTCCTGTTTGTCAAAAAAAATCCGATACGGCTCGGCATGGAATCGCAAAACAGTCATGAAGCCGAACATGTAAAAGCGACGAGTGGAAAGCTGTCCTCGACGTTTGCCCACGCTGTAGATGAATTTTTTGACATGGGAAAATATTTGTTGTTTGGAGCGTTTATCAGCGCGCTACTACAGGTGTACATCAGTCGGGACACGCTCATGGACATCGGTCAAACGCCGCTCACGTCCAATTTGGTCATGATGGGGATGGCGTATTTGTTTTCGCTTTGTTCAGAGGCAGATGCTTTTATCGCTGCTTCCTTTGCCAATACGTTTTCAAGCAGCTCGTTGCTTGCCTTTCTGGTTTTCGGTCCCATGCTCGATTTAAAAACGACGCTAATGCTTTTGGGAACGTTTCGCTTTGGTTTTGTTGTCAAGCTAGTCGTAGCTATTACGCTTTTGGTCATTTGCGTCACTATGCTCATACCGATGTAA
- a CDS encoding ArsR/SmtB family transcription factor produces the protein MVRFGVNEVSDDIQRIPTDLEVCEIQTIDEEKVNRLRPRMMETEGVAPLFKALADDTRAKIIYALALEGELCVCDVAATINSSIPNTSHHLRLLKNMGLARYRKNGKLVYYSLDDDHVRHLIMCGIEHAAELKQSKP, from the coding sequence ATGGTACGGTTCGGGGTGAATGAAGTGAGCGATGATATTCAGCGCATTCCCACTGATCTAGAGGTTTGTGAGATACAGACGATCGATGAAGAAAAAGTAAACAGGCTTCGTCCCAGAATGATGGAGACGGAAGGTGTCGCCCCTCTATTCAAGGCTCTCGCAGACGATACGCGAGCAAAAATCATTTACGCGCTGGCACTTGAAGGTGAACTATGCGTTTGTGATGTCGCTGCAACCATCAATAGTTCGATCCCGAATACCTCTCACCATCTGCGCTTGTTAAAAAACATGGGCCTCGCCCGGTACCGCAAAAACGGCAAGCTCGTCTATTACTCGCTCGATGATGATCATGTCCGTCATTTAATCATGTGTGGTATTGAGCATGCTGCCGAATTAAAGCAATCAAAACCGTAA
- a CDS encoding TIGR03943 family putative permease subunit, producing MDQNKLKRHHVMRSLILAGITALLAYLILSETLSHYLAPRLHMFSYVTLVILSLLTMVSIRQIFVGSSVYDCDCEEHHKVPRTPMGSLLVYSLFVLPIVMGFVMPDKILGSDVAEKRGITLLSNDVRKLADVTANANANATENEKQTAEVKEDAKPSVEPQSEATNQVATPPVEATDDEQLRQRFSNGGFGDFYTDIAVFLHKQPVIELNDKVFLDGLTTMELYAKEFAGKELETIGFVYRQPDFTKQQFVVARFSVTCCTADSSVYGVLVEKEDANKWAKDSWVKVRGKLELRQVDGYDMLVLKASQVEAVSAPKDPYVYYSFEAAPDS from the coding sequence ATGGATCAGAACAAATTAAAGCGTCATCATGTCATGCGCAGTTTGATATTGGCGGGCATTACAGCGTTGTTGGCCTATTTGATCCTGTCGGAAACGCTCAGTCACTACCTAGCACCGCGGTTACACATGTTCAGTTATGTCACACTCGTCATCCTGTCCTTGTTGACAATGGTCAGCATCCGGCAAATTTTTGTTGGCAGTAGTGTTTACGATTGCGATTGTGAGGAGCATCATAAAGTGCCGCGTACTCCCATGGGCTCCCTTTTGGTTTACAGCTTGTTTGTACTCCCAATCGTGATGGGTTTTGTCATGCCGGATAAAATTCTTGGCAGTGATGTAGCAGAGAAGCGGGGAATCACACTTCTCAGCAATGATGTACGAAAGCTGGCGGATGTTACGGCGAACGCGAATGCGAATGCAACAGAGAATGAGAAGCAGACAGCAGAGGTAAAAGAAGATGCCAAACCAAGCGTAGAACCACAGTCAGAGGCTACCAATCAAGTAGCAACACCCCCGGTGGAGGCTACAGATGACGAACAATTGCGGCAAAGATTCTCGAACGGGGGATTTGGTGACTTTTACACGGATATCGCCGTCTTTTTACATAAACAGCCAGTGATTGAACTGAATGACAAAGTGTTCCTGGACGGACTCACCACGATGGAACTATATGCAAAAGAATTTGCTGGAAAAGAGCTTGAGACGATCGGGTTTGTCTATCGGCAGCCTGATTTTACGAAGCAACAGTTTGTCGTAGCGCGCTTTTCCGTCACCTGCTGTACAGCAGATTCCAGTGTTTATGGCGTTTTGGTGGAAAAGGAGGACGCCAACAAATGGGCAAAAGATAGCTGGGTAAAAGTTCGCGGAAAGCTCGAGCTGCGTCAGGTGGACGGATATGACATGCTCGTTCTCAAAGCCTCTCAGGTTGAAGCCGTCTCCGCACCGAAAGATCCTTATGTGTACTATAGCTTTGAAGCAGCACCAGACAGTTAA
- a CDS encoding cation diffusion facilitator family transporter, with translation MGFHHHDHGDGHDHHHHGKGASKRALLTAFLIIAVFLVVETIGGFITNSLALLSDAGHMLSDALALLLSLIAVHFASRPPSAKRTFGMKRFEILAALTNGVTLVVISLFIFWEGFERMWNPPEVASGSMIIIATVGLLANIAAAMVLMRGDTKNNVNLRSAYLHVLGDLLGSVAAILGGILMWAFGWYIADPIISIIVSILIMLSAWRVTKESINILLEGAPSRLDTTKVEQRLSQLTGVVKVHDLHIWTVTSGFDSLTCHLVVEDDLPSYPVLNDALALLEKEFGITHATIQIENSSTTHGDLHCQATADSHDHDHDHNHEHNHDHPHDHKQHSHS, from the coding sequence ATGGGCTTTCACCATCACGATCATGGAGATGGACACGATCACCATCACCATGGAAAAGGAGCCAGTAAACGTGCTCTTCTCACTGCTTTCCTCATCATCGCTGTATTTTTGGTCGTAGAAACCATTGGGGGCTTCATCACTAACAGTTTGGCATTGCTATCCGATGCTGGTCATATGCTAAGCGATGCATTAGCGCTTTTGTTGAGCTTGATTGCTGTCCATTTCGCATCACGTCCCCCTTCTGCCAAGAGAACGTTCGGAATGAAGCGTTTTGAAATTTTGGCTGCGCTGACCAATGGCGTCACTCTCGTCGTGATTTCCTTGTTCATTTTCTGGGAAGGATTCGAACGTATGTGGAATCCACCTGAGGTAGCCAGCGGCTCAATGATCATCATCGCTACTGTAGGGCTCCTCGCCAATATCGCTGCAGCCATGGTACTCATGCGTGGTGATACCAAGAACAACGTCAATTTACGCAGCGCATACCTTCATGTACTCGGCGATCTACTCGGTTCCGTAGCCGCGATACTAGGCGGTATTCTCATGTGGGCATTTGGTTGGTATATTGCCGACCCGATCATCAGTATCATTGTTTCTATCCTGATCATGCTGAGCGCATGGCGCGTCACGAAAGAATCCATCAATATTTTGCTGGAAGGAGCTCCATCTCGGCTGGATACAACCAAAGTAGAACAAAGACTCAGCCAGTTAACCGGAGTAGTCAAGGTGCATGATCTTCATATTTGGACGGTTACTTCCGGCTTTGATTCTCTTACCTGCCATCTCGTTGTCGAGGATGATTTGCCCAGCTACCCTGTTTTAAATGACGCGCTTGCGCTGTTGGAAAAAGAATTCGGCATTACACACGCGACCATCCAGATTGAGAACTCGTCTACTACACACGGTGACTTACATTGCCAGGCAACAGCCGATTCCCACGATCATGATCACGATCATAACCATGAGCACAACCACGACCATCCGCATGATCATAAACAACATAGCCATTCCTAA
- a CDS encoding response regulator, translating to MNAYRVLIADDHPMARMAIRSLLDPDPSFEVIGEAQNGEEAFLLCGQIQPDLVLMDINMPKWSGLEATREVKKAYPHIKVVILSVSDDVADLITAIQFGAQGYLLKNLEPDDWINYLHALLGEDSELTREMATRLMYRFRQEEATDEMVPDVLTPREREIVMYVGAGKTNREISEALIIAENTVKNHLKNILEKLQLANRVQLAAYAVRHHLVIK from the coding sequence ATGAACGCTTACCGTGTATTGATCGCTGACGATCACCCGATGGCTCGTATGGCGATTCGCAGTCTGCTTGATCCTGATCCCTCTTTTGAAGTCATCGGAGAAGCGCAAAATGGCGAGGAAGCTTTTCTCTTATGCGGACAAATACAACCGGACCTTGTGCTCATGGACATCAACATGCCGAAATGGAGCGGACTCGAAGCAACCCGTGAGGTGAAAAAAGCATACCCGCACATCAAGGTCGTCATTCTCAGTGTCTCCGATGACGTTGCTGACCTGATCACGGCTATTCAGTTCGGCGCCCAAGGTTACTTGCTGAAAAATTTAGAGCCTGATGACTGGATTAACTACTTGCATGCCTTGCTCGGCGAGGACAGTGAGTTGACTCGTGAAATGGCAACCCGCCTCATGTACCGCTTCCGTCAAGAAGAGGCGACAGATGAAATGGTACCAGATGTTCTGACCCCGCGAGAGCGAGAGATTGTCATGTATGTAGGAGCAGGAAAAACGAATCGGGAAATAAGTGAGGCGCTGATCATCGCAGAAAACACTGTGAAAAACCACCTGAAAAACATTCTCGAGAAGCTGCAATTGGCTAATCGCGTCCAGCTCGCTGCTTATGCAGTTCGCCATCATTTGGTCATCAAATAA
- a CDS encoding GNAT family N-acetyltransferase — protein sequence MIVRLDLQDEQTVQKLWGMQQRAYRVEAELIGTEEIPPLRESVEQLRTCEETFYGFIEEGKLAGAVSFVIEGETLDIHRMIVDPVHFRKGIASQLLASVHEHGCSKIVVATGSLNEPAVRLYERHGFTLTDQKEVKPGLRLSFFEKTIQR from the coding sequence ATGATCGTGCGACTAGATTTACAGGATGAACAAACAGTACAAAAACTTTGGGGCATGCAGCAAAGAGCGTATCGTGTAGAGGCGGAGTTAATTGGAACGGAAGAGATTCCTCCTCTGCGAGAATCAGTAGAACAACTGAGGACATGTGAAGAAACGTTCTATGGCTTCATAGAGGAAGGCAAGCTGGCAGGGGCGGTTTCTTTTGTGATCGAGGGGGAAACGTTGGATATTCATCGGATGATTGTCGATCCTGTTCATTTTCGCAAAGGGATCGCGAGTCAATTGCTTGCCTCTGTCCACGAGCATGGTTGCAGCAAGATCGTCGTTGCGACGGGGTCCTTGAATGAACCGGCTGTTCGCTTGTATGAAAGACATGGATTTACCTTGACGGATCAAAAAGAAGTGAAGCCCGGTCTGCGGCTGTCTTTTTTCGAGAAAACGATTCAACGATAA
- a CDS encoding sensor histidine kinase, protein MSYRIFYWLTFLIPTIIIGGFEFIRHDFLLPYMSMEAGNVYITLLTLFLSFLFATWMFHTLKQMNARIVEEQARRAVYEERERLARELHDGIAQSLFFLNVKLKQGQLDDARVAVSAIDNHVRQAIFNLRSLPEEGSLDQRLEKWLAQWSALSGIDVASELHVKDGFFTPTAEVQLFGIIQEAFANIRKHSQAKHSWIHLTTDETTGWVLAVEDDGIGISNPSPDTKKYGLSMMRERARQLNATIDVQLRSAGGTIIRLSSHSGGKIQ, encoded by the coding sequence ATGTCCTATCGGATCTTTTATTGGTTGACCTTTTTGATACCAACCATCATCATCGGGGGGTTTGAATTCATCCGTCACGACTTTCTGCTGCCCTATATGTCTATGGAAGCCGGGAATGTGTACATTACCCTCTTGACGCTCTTTCTCTCTTTTTTATTCGCTACCTGGATGTTTCACACGCTTAAACAAATGAATGCACGAATTGTCGAGGAACAAGCTCGTCGCGCTGTTTATGAAGAACGGGAACGCCTTGCCCGCGAATTACACGACGGGATTGCACAGTCTCTGTTCTTCCTTAACGTAAAGCTGAAGCAGGGACAATTGGACGATGCGCGGGTCGCTGTTTCTGCCATCGACAATCATGTACGCCAAGCCATTTTCAACTTGCGCTCATTACCAGAAGAAGGCAGTCTGGATCAACGCCTTGAGAAATGGCTGGCGCAATGGAGCGCTTTATCTGGAATCGACGTTGCTAGCGAATTGCATGTCAAAGATGGCTTTTTTACTCCCACCGCAGAAGTACAACTGTTCGGGATCATCCAAGAAGCTTTTGCCAACATTCGCAAGCATTCTCAGGCCAAGCATTCGTGGATTCACCTCACGACAGATGAAACAACTGGCTGGGTTCTCGCTGTTGAGGATGACGGCATTGGGATTTCCAACCCTTCTCCCGATACGAAAAAATACGGTTTGTCCATGATGCGCGAGCGAGCACGCCAGTTAAACGCCACCATTGACGTTCAGTTACGATCGGCAGGCGGTACAATCATCCGCTTATCTTCTCATTCAGGAGGAAAAATCCAATGA
- a CDS encoding flavin-containing monooxygenase, which yields MNDYDVIVIGGGQAGLALGYALKRKNRRFVIVEQNQRIGDSWRQRYDSLVLFTPRKHNQLPGLTFPGERNTLPNKDEAADYLELYAKHFELPVMLGTTVMELSKIGFRFQVRTQDRLLYAKQVVIATGPFHTPFIPGIANSLDHTVHQLHTSQYKNESQLIDGPVLVVGSGNSGAQIAVELAAHRPVIFSQGDSRSYLPNFIFGKPIFDYMKTLGLLDAPHSTWIGKKMRSSPDPIFGYKKQVRELSRSGALRLVSRTVQVNGHTVYFADGTEATVYNVLWATGFRPNYDWLSIPDVLDSKGRPIHLRGVTKVPGLFFLGLPWQHTRASALMGGVGKDALYLVEHL from the coding sequence ATGAACGACTATGATGTCATCGTAATTGGCGGGGGGCAGGCAGGACTTGCTCTCGGATATGCACTCAAGCGTAAAAATCGCCGTTTTGTCATCGTGGAGCAAAACCAACGGATCGGGGACAGTTGGCGGCAACGCTACGATTCACTGGTGCTTTTTACACCACGTAAACATAATCAACTACCTGGTCTTACGTTTCCCGGAGAGCGGAATACGCTCCCGAACAAGGATGAAGCGGCAGACTACCTCGAATTGTACGCCAAACATTTCGAATTGCCTGTCATGCTGGGTACGACTGTTATGGAGCTCAGCAAAATTGGTTTCCGCTTCCAAGTACGGACACAAGACCGTCTGCTCTACGCGAAGCAAGTCGTCATTGCAACAGGGCCATTTCATACGCCGTTTATCCCAGGTATTGCGAATAGCTTGGACCACACCGTTCATCAACTGCACACTTCGCAGTACAAGAATGAGAGCCAGCTCATCGACGGCCCAGTCCTTGTCGTTGGCAGCGGCAACTCTGGGGCACAGATTGCGGTAGAGCTCGCCGCTCATCGACCCGTTATTTTTTCACAGGGAGATTCACGCTCTTACTTGCCAAACTTCATATTTGGAAAACCTATATTTGATTACATGAAAACACTTGGATTACTCGATGCTCCCCACTCCACCTGGATCGGCAAGAAAATGCGCAGCTCACCCGATCCGATATTCGGCTACAAAAAGCAGGTGCGCGAGCTCTCTCGCTCAGGAGCATTGCGGTTGGTTTCTCGAACCGTACAGGTTAATGGGCATACCGTTTATTTTGCAGATGGAACAGAGGCAACAGTCTATAACGTATTGTGGGCCACTGGCTTTCGACCAAACTACGATTGGCTGAGTATTCCAGATGTGCTTGATTCGAAAGGCAGACCCATTCATCTTCGGGGTGTCACAAAAGTGCCTGGCCTATTCTTTCTCGGACTTCCATGGCAGCATACGAGGGCGTCAGCACTTATGGGCGGCGTAGGAAAAGACGCCCTTTATCTAGTGGAACATCTATAA